A genome region from Synergistes jonesii includes the following:
- a CDS encoding TrkH family potassium uptake protein, translating to MLLWISNNFICEIPLSPLDALFMATSGVCVTGLGTVDISTGFGVPSQLVLLALIQIGGLGFMTAMMTLSIAVGRRIGIKGRIFFLGGLGVEGVQGAVLLFFVVIRFTALFEALGAAALFAGFLSCGEGFARAAYFAIFHSISAFCNAGFSPCGGGLQRYATTIAVPAAVMLLITLGGIGFPVYAECAQLLKRGPSHRLSVYARLVLVTSGALVALGALLLAISEWNGAFAAFPAWAKLWNALFASVTARTAGFETAPSGALTGAGRAVMIMLMIIGASPSSTGGGAKTTTFGVLAASVWSELHGRSVPSFMNRTIAERAERRAISLIAIYLFTIFAASLLLALTEDFPFSSILFEVASALGTVGLTVGITVELSTFGKVVIIVLMFWGRVGIYSFVSTLVKDGGDSGVRYPYTHIPIG from the coding sequence TTGTTATTATGGATATCGAACAATTTTATCTGCGAAATCCCCCTCTCGCCGCTCGACGCGCTCTTTATGGCGACATCCGGCGTATGCGTGACGGGGCTCGGTACCGTCGACATATCGACCGGCTTCGGCGTGCCGTCGCAGCTCGTTCTGCTCGCGCTGATACAGATCGGCGGGTTAGGCTTCATGACCGCCATGATGACGCTGTCGATCGCGGTCGGTCGCAGGATAGGCATAAAAGGCAGGATATTTTTTCTCGGAGGGCTCGGCGTCGAAGGAGTGCAGGGCGCCGTCTTGCTCTTCTTCGTAGTGATACGCTTCACCGCTCTCTTTGAGGCGCTAGGAGCGGCGGCGCTCTTCGCCGGCTTCCTCTCCTGCGGCGAAGGCTTCGCACGCGCCGCCTACTTCGCGATCTTCCATTCAATAAGCGCGTTCTGCAACGCCGGCTTTTCGCCGTGCGGCGGGGGATTGCAGCGCTATGCGACGACGATAGCCGTACCGGCCGCCGTGATGCTGCTCATCACGCTCGGCGGCATCGGCTTCCCCGTTTACGCGGAATGCGCGCAGCTGCTGAAGCGCGGTCCTTCTCACAGGCTTTCGGTCTACGCGCGGCTCGTGCTCGTAACTTCGGGCGCGCTCGTCGCGCTCGGCGCTCTGCTCCTGGCGATTTCCGAATGGAACGGCGCTTTCGCCGCTTTCCCCGCGTGGGCGAAGCTGTGGAACGCGCTTTTCGCGTCGGTTACGGCGCGCACCGCCGGCTTCGAGACGGCACCTTCCGGCGCTCTGACGGGGGCAGGGCGGGCCGTGATGATAATGCTGATGATAATAGGAGCGTCGCCTTCGTCTACCGGCGGCGGCGCGAAGACGACTACCTTCGGCGTGCTCGCCGCGTCGGTGTGGAGCGAGCTGCACGGACGGAGCGTGCCGTCGTTCATGAACAGGACGATCGCGGAGCGCGCCGAGCGGCGCGCGATTTCGCTTATCGCTATCTATCTTTTCACGATTTTCGCGGCGTCGCTGCTGCTTGCGCTGACGGAAGATTTCCCTTTCTCGTCGATTCTCTTCGAGGTCGCGTCGGCGCTCGGCACTGTGGGGCTCACGGTCGGGATCACGGTGGAGCTGTCAACTTTCGGCAAAGTAGTTATAATTGTTCTGATGTTCTGGGGAAGGGTCGGAATTTATTCCTTCGTCTCAACGCTCGTAAAGGACGGCGGAGATTCCGGCGTGCGTTATCCTTACACGCA